The stretch of DNA TCAAAATTGAACCGACAACCATCTCTCCAGTCTGTGAGCATTTTCCCGACCTGACGATTCAATAACAGCCTTGCCGCTTTCCCTGCCACACCTGAGCGGCAATCACTCTCTGGCCGAATGAAGACAGCGCACCTGCATGGGTCGCGCTCAACCGAAAACATTTGCCTCGTCTACACGCGATAGCAACAGAAGCAACTCGTGAGCTACAGCCATGGCCCATCAAGGCTCCGGATGGCTCAACCCGTATCAATGATCCGTAGTTCTTTAGAAAAGAGTGTGTTTTGAAAGGACCAAAAAGATGTTCAAGAAATTCCTGCCAATCATCCTGCTCGTTTTGAGCATTTCCTGTCTTCACGCGCAAAACTTCGCCTATGTGCCCAACAATAATGGGACTCTCGACGTCATCAACGTCAGCACCAACACCGTGGTTGCTACCATCCCTGGATTCGATCATCCATTTTGTGCCACGGCTTCGCCCGATGGACAACTGGTTTACGTATGCAGCCAGCCCGACTCCGTTGTGGTGGTGAACACCGCGACCAACTCCATCAGCGCCACCATCTCCCTTCCCGGCGCAATTGGCTTTATTGGAAACGAAGGCGCGGCGCCCGTGGTCGCCTTCAGCCCAGATGGCTCGTTGGCATATGTGTTCGCCGGCGGGGGCGGCGTAAACAGCACTTTATACGTCATCAACACCGCGTCCAACACGGTTGTTAACTCAGCATCTTTCGGGACGACATTTCTCCTGGCAATCGCGGTCCCCGCCTCTGGCAACACTGTATACCTCGCTACGGAAAGCGGTGTCATCGTGGTGAACGCGAATACTCTCGCCACCATTACCAGCATCGCTCCTGGACATATCCTTTTCGACCTGGCCTTCAGTATGGACGGGCGCACGCTCTATGCCTCGGACAGCTCGGGTTTGGCGGGCGGCCAGAACGGTGTGCTTGTAATTGCTACGACTAGCAACACTGT from Terriglobia bacterium encodes:
- a CDS encoding YncE family protein codes for the protein MFKKFLPIILLVLSISCLHAQNFAYVPNNNGTLDVINVSTNTVVATIPGFDHPFCATASPDGQLVYVCSQPDSVVVVNTATNSISATISLPGAIGFIGNEGAAPVVAFSPDGSLAYVFAGGGGVNSTLYVINTASNTVVNSASFGTTFLLAIAVPASGNTVYLATESGVIVVNANTLATITSIAPGHILFDLAFSMDGRTLYASDSSGLAGGQNGVLVIATTSNTVTTAVPLPNSSFVTGIGVTPDGQHVYVEEFTLTRPTNSTVFVIDASVDAVVDTIPANGDTLTALAITPDGSTVLAVNSVLNTTVNSSVLVIPTATNTIANSVTVGFFPISIATTILGANIVKCPTVITQPGTYRLVNDLHCFNTNGIDIRSDNVTLMLDTPSRRTLLISVLPEGASTRVWGWPPETRTCRFLVQEPLPVSIAVWILSRSQIPWSRM